A genomic stretch from Edaphobacter aggregans includes:
- a CDS encoding metallophosphoesterase family protein, translating into MTTRRQFLTLLGATGLAAATPSSLFAAPAPEPFTFLFVTDAHLQPELNGVIGTDMAFKKARTIKADFAINGGDHVFDALGVPKQRALQLLDLYGKTEQDLGLKVYHTVGNHDVLGIYTTSGIPATDPLYGKKLFEDRFGKAYYSFDHKGHHFVVLDSIGITDDHAYEGRIDAAQLQWLAADLAALPTGTPIIVTVHIPLVSAYGAYLPESPKPPAHHSLTVANANEVLALFEGHNVLGVLQGHTHVNETVEWKGVPYITSGAICGNWWQGTHLGTPEGFTVVSVANNKLTTSYETYEFKSISPNNT; encoded by the coding sequence GTGACCACCCGTAGACAATTTCTCACTCTCCTCGGAGCCACCGGCCTCGCTGCTGCGACTCCCTCCTCGCTCTTCGCCGCGCCAGCCCCAGAGCCGTTCACCTTCCTCTTTGTCACGGATGCCCATCTCCAGCCCGAACTCAATGGTGTCATCGGCACCGATATGGCCTTCAAGAAGGCCCGCACCATCAAGGCAGACTTCGCCATCAATGGTGGCGACCATGTCTTTGATGCTCTCGGCGTCCCCAAGCAGCGCGCTCTCCAACTCTTGGACCTCTACGGCAAGACCGAGCAGGACCTCGGCCTCAAGGTCTATCACACGGTCGGCAACCACGACGTCCTCGGCATCTATACCACCAGTGGCATACCTGCTACTGATCCGCTCTACGGCAAGAAGCTTTTCGAAGACCGCTTCGGTAAGGCTTACTACTCCTTCGATCACAAGGGTCATCACTTCGTCGTGCTCGACTCAATCGGCATCACTGACGATCACGCCTATGAGGGCCGTATCGATGCAGCGCAGCTCCAGTGGCTCGCCGCCGATCTTGCTGCACTGCCTACTGGCACGCCGATCATCGTCACGGTACACATCCCGCTAGTGTCAGCCTACGGGGCCTACCTACCCGAGTCTCCGAAGCCTCCAGCACACCACTCGCTCACGGTGGCCAACGCCAACGAGGTTCTCGCGCTCTTCGAAGGCCACAACGTTCTTGGAGTGCTGCAGGGACACACGCACGTCAATGAGACTGTGGAATGGAAGGGTGTGCCGTACATCACCAGCGGAGCGATCTGCGGCAACTGGTGGCAAGGGACGCATCTCGGTACTCCCGAGGGATTCACCGTCGTCAGCGTGGCCAACAATAAACTGACCACCAGCTACGAGACTTACGAGTTCAAGTCGATCAGCCCTAACAATACCTAG
- a CDS encoding vitamin K epoxide reductase family protein: MKYLVALLAVAGIVVSTMALRVHYMDPSQAPPCAVTEKFDCGAVNHSRFAVFPPRTFDEDPKSGHHIPVAALGIVGYALIAGLALTGRWWLVFQTAQIGFLFAAFLSYLEAYVLEKWCIYCLWSQGIIAAILILSIVALLMRWQTSKRLVKAGRQDKYVA; this comes from the coding sequence ATGAAGTATTTAGTGGCTTTACTGGCAGTAGCAGGGATTGTTGTGTCGACGATGGCGTTGCGGGTGCACTATATGGATCCGTCCCAGGCTCCGCCGTGCGCGGTAACGGAGAAGTTCGATTGTGGCGCGGTGAATCATAGCCGGTTTGCCGTCTTTCCTCCCCGGACGTTCGATGAAGATCCGAAGTCCGGACACCATATTCCAGTAGCGGCGTTGGGGATCGTGGGCTATGCGCTGATCGCCGGGCTGGCGCTGACAGGGCGGTGGTGGCTGGTCTTTCAGACCGCTCAGATCGGCTTTCTCTTTGCCGCGTTCTTGAGCTACCTCGAGGCCTATGTTCTGGAAAAGTGGTGTATCTACTGCCTCTGGTCGCAGGGGATTATAGCGGCGATTCTGATCCTCTCGATTGTGGCGTTGCTGATGCGCTGGCAGACTTCAAAACGGCTTGTGAAAGCGGGAAGACAGGACAAATATGTGGCCTAA
- the mqnC gene encoding cyclic dehypoxanthinyl futalosine synthase, producing MGISREQALDCFNSDDLIGIGMEADAVRRRLHPEGVVSYIIDRNINYTNFCTEYCTFCAFYRPLKGKMAAEGYILDFETIYDKIRETVEMGGTGVLMQGGLHPDLKIDWFERLFRGIRDRFPSIWLHCLSASEILAIAEYSELSLRDTIMRLRDAGLQSIPGGGAEILDDEVRHRIARLKCKTQDWVNVHRTAHELGMRTTATMMFGVGETFEHRVNHFEVVRQLQEETGGFTAFIPWSFQPHNTALGGRGWDEATSVEYLKTLAISRMHLDNIENVQSSWVTQGLKVLQMGLRFGGNDVGSVMLEENVVKAAGTANCTTEEELRRIIRDAGFKPVQRDTLYRTMFLN from the coding sequence ATGGGAATCAGCCGCGAACAAGCCCTGGACTGCTTTAACAGCGACGACCTGATCGGGATTGGCATGGAGGCCGATGCGGTGCGTCGTCGCCTGCATCCTGAGGGCGTAGTGAGCTACATCATCGACCGGAACATCAACTACACCAACTTCTGCACGGAGTACTGCACTTTCTGCGCGTTCTACCGTCCGCTGAAGGGCAAGATGGCCGCCGAGGGCTACATCCTCGACTTCGAGACCATTTACGACAAGATTCGCGAGACCGTCGAGATGGGCGGCACCGGTGTGCTGATGCAGGGTGGCCTGCATCCCGACTTGAAGATCGACTGGTTCGAGAGGCTATTCCGCGGCATTCGCGACCGCTTCCCTTCCATCTGGTTGCACTGCCTGAGCGCGAGCGAGATCCTCGCCATCGCAGAGTACAGCGAATTGAGCCTGCGCGATACGATCATGCGCCTGCGCGACGCAGGATTGCAATCAATCCCCGGCGGCGGCGCGGAGATTCTGGACGATGAGGTTCGTCATCGCATTGCGCGCCTGAAGTGCAAGACGCAAGACTGGGTCAATGTGCACCGCACGGCCCACGAACTCGGCATGCGTACAACCGCTACGATGATGTTCGGTGTCGGCGAGACCTTTGAGCATCGCGTCAATCACTTCGAAGTCGTCCGGCAGCTGCAAGAAGAGACCGGAGGCTTCACAGCCTTTATCCCTTGGAGCTTCCAGCCACACAACACTGCACTCGGCGGACGCGGCTGGGATGAAGCTACCTCGGTCGAATACCTGAAGACGCTAGCGATCTCCCGGATGCACCTCGACAACATCGAAAACGTGCAATCCAGCTGGGTCACGCAGGGCTTGAAGGTGCTCCAGATGGGCCTTCGCTTCGGCGGCAACGATGTGGGTTCGGTGATGCTCGAGGAGAACGTCGTCAAGGCCGCCGGCACCGCGAACTGCACCACCGAAGAAGAACTGAGGCGAATTATCCGCGATGCGGGCTTTAAGCCAGTCCAACGGGATACTTTATATCGGACGATGTTTTTGAATTAG